In one window of Pseudomonas chlororaphis subsp. chlororaphis DNA:
- a CDS encoding ABC transporter ATP-binding protein, whose translation MATLELRNVNKTYGSGLPDTLKNIELKIDDGEFLILVGPSGCGKSTLMNCIAGLENISGGAILVDDADISGMSPKDRDIAMVFQSYALYPTMSVRDNIAFGLKIRKMPAAEIDEEVARVAKLLQIEHLLSRKPGQLSGGQQQRVAMGRALARRPKIYLFDEPLSNLDAKLRVEMRTEMKLMHQRLKTTTVYVTHDQIEAMTLGDKVAVMKDGIIQQFGTPKQIYNDPANLFVASFIGSPPMNFIPLRLQRKDGRLLALLDSGQARCELPLGMQDAGLEDREVILGIRPEQIGLANGEGNGLPTLRAEVQVTEPTGPDTLVFVNLNGTKVCCRLAPDVAPQVGETLTLQFDPAKVLLFDAKSGERLGVAAPAQAEAHASNVAQFKGR comes from the coding sequence ATGGCAACTCTCGAATTACGCAACGTCAACAAGACCTACGGCAGCGGCTTGCCGGACACCCTGAAGAACATCGAACTGAAGATCGATGACGGTGAGTTCCTGATTCTCGTGGGGCCCTCGGGCTGCGGCAAATCCACCCTGATGAACTGCATCGCCGGCCTGGAAAACATCAGCGGCGGGGCGATCCTGGTGGACGACGCCGACATCAGCGGCATGAGCCCGAAAGACCGTGACATCGCCATGGTGTTCCAGTCCTATGCGCTGTACCCGACCATGAGCGTGCGCGACAACATTGCCTTCGGCCTGAAGATCCGCAAGATGCCGGCCGCCGAGATCGACGAGGAAGTGGCTCGGGTGGCCAAGCTGCTGCAGATCGAACACCTGCTCAGCCGCAAGCCCGGCCAGCTGTCCGGCGGCCAGCAACAGCGCGTGGCCATGGGCCGTGCCCTGGCGCGGCGGCCGAAGATCTACCTGTTCGACGAACCGCTGTCCAACCTCGACGCCAAGCTGCGGGTCGAGATGCGCACCGAAATGAAACTGATGCACCAGCGCCTGAAAACCACCACGGTCTACGTCACCCACGACCAGATCGAAGCCATGACCCTGGGCGACAAGGTGGCGGTGATGAAGGACGGCATCATCCAGCAGTTCGGTACTCCGAAACAGATCTACAACGACCCGGCCAACCTGTTCGTGGCCAGCTTCATCGGCTCGCCGCCGATGAACTTCATCCCCCTGCGCCTGCAGCGCAAGGACGGCCGCCTGCTGGCCCTGCTGGACAGCGGCCAGGCCCGCTGCGAGCTGCCTTTGGGCATGCAGGACGCCGGCCTGGAAGACCGGGAAGTGATCCTCGGCATCCGTCCGGAGCAGATCGGCCTGGCGAACGGCGAGGGCAACGGCCTGCCGACCTTGCGCGCCGAGGTCCAGGTCACCGAGCCGACCGGTCCCGACACCCTGGTGTTCGTCAACCTCAACGGCACCAAGGTCTGCTGCCGCCTGGCGCCGGATGTGGCGCCGCAGGTCGGCGAAACCCTGACCCTGCAATTCGATCCGGCCAAGGTTCTGCTGTTCGATGCCAAGAGTGGCGAGCGCCTGGGTGTTGCGGCCCCTGCGCAGGCCGAAGCCCATGCCAGCAACGTGGCGCAGTTCAAGGGGCGTTGA
- a CDS encoding glucokinase — protein sequence MKLALVGDIGGTNARFALWKDQRLESIQVLATADHASPEEAIGVYLGGLGLAPGAIGAVCLSVAGPVGGDEFRFTNNHWRLSRKAFCQTLQVDELLLVNDFSAMALGMTRLQPGEFRVVCEGTAELLRPAVVIGPGTGLGVGTLLDLGEGRWAALPGEGGHVDLPLSSPRETQLWQHIYSEIGHVSAETALSGGGLPRVYRAICAVDGHEPLLETPEAITAAGLAGDPIALEVLEQFCCWLGRVAGNNVLTTGARGGVYIVGGVIPRFADFFVESGFARCFADKGCMSDYFKGIPVWLVTAPYSGLTGAGVALEQAFA from the coding sequence GTGAAGCTAGCGCTGGTCGGTGACATTGGTGGAACCAATGCGCGTTTTGCGTTGTGGAAAGACCAGCGCCTGGAGTCGATCCAGGTGCTGGCGACGGCGGACCACGCCAGCCCGGAAGAAGCCATCGGCGTCTACCTGGGCGGTCTCGGCCTGGCGCCGGGTGCGATCGGCGCGGTGTGCCTGTCGGTGGCCGGCCCGGTCGGCGGCGACGAATTTCGTTTTACCAACAACCACTGGCGCCTGAGCCGCAAGGCCTTCTGCCAGACCTTGCAGGTCGACGAACTGCTGCTGGTCAATGACTTCTCGGCCATGGCCCTGGGCATGACCCGCCTGCAGCCCGGCGAGTTCCGGGTGGTTTGCGAAGGCACCGCCGAGCTGTTGCGCCCGGCGGTGGTGATCGGGCCCGGCACCGGCCTGGGCGTCGGCACCCTGCTGGATCTGGGCGAAGGCCGCTGGGCCGCCTTGCCGGGCGAGGGCGGGCATGTCGACCTGCCATTGAGCAGCCCGCGGGAAACCCAGTTGTGGCAGCACATCTACAGCGAGATCGGCCACGTCAGCGCCGAGACCGCGCTCAGCGGCGGCGGCTTGCCCCGGGTCTATCGGGCGATCTGCGCGGTGGACGGGCATGAGCCGCTGCTCGAGACCCCGGAAGCCATCACCGCCGCGGGCCTGGCCGGCGACCCCATCGCCCTGGAAGTGCTCGAGCAGTTCTGCTGCTGGCTGGGCCGGGTGGCGGGCAACAACGTGCTGACCACCGGTGCGCGCGGTGGCGTGTACATCGTCGGCGGGGTGATCCCGCGGTTCGCCGACTTTTTCGTCGAAAGCGGTTTCGCCCGTTGTTTTGCCGACAAGGGCTGTATGAGCGATTACTTCAAGGGTATTCCGGTATGGCTGGTGACGGCGCCGTACTCGGGCCTGACCGGTGCCGGAGTGGCGCTGGAGCAGGCGTTCGCCTGA
- a CDS encoding ATP-binding protein, whose protein sequence is MPRSLLGRMLLLTLLAVLFAQTLSSVIWVSQLRATQLEGLVTSARSLAHSMTASVSYFRSLPVAYRPLVLDQLRSMGGTRFVVTLNDKPLGMEVLPITPRKQAVLKAVEEVLRQSLGNDAYISVTFVSPEDLRIFNGGLKLDELPRSWAHYALTLEPVNPPVLVTQIQMAPGEWLYIASLLPEPYTSLEEQGLPAQQVWFIVLTSGFLLLFIGLLVHWQSRPLKRLARAARDMSLGADVQPVAEGGGSEVVEVGRAFNAMRERISRYLTERSQLFSAISHDLRTPITRLRLRVELLEDEQLQTKFGRDLDELELLVKGALQCVKDTDIHENIEPVDLNQVLDCLVEPYLAPNGNGRVTQQGRALAPYPGKPLALKRCMGNLIDNALKYGQNAHLHIDDDANAFILHVDDEGPGVPEQRLEQVFEPHFRLSGQQQGYGLGLGIARNIAHSHGGEVSLQNLREGGLRVTLYLPRSMD, encoded by the coding sequence GTGCCGCGTTCGCTGCTGGGCCGGATGTTGCTGCTGACGCTGCTGGCGGTGTTGTTCGCGCAAACCTTGTCCAGCGTGATCTGGGTGTCGCAATTGCGCGCCACCCAGCTCGAAGGCCTGGTCACCAGCGCCCGCAGCCTGGCCCATTCGATGACCGCCAGCGTCAGCTACTTTCGCTCGCTGCCGGTGGCGTACCGGCCGCTGGTGCTCGACCAGTTGCGCAGCATGGGCGGCACCCGTTTTGTCGTGACCCTCAACGACAAGCCGCTGGGCATGGAAGTGTTGCCCATCACGCCACGCAAGCAGGCGGTGCTCAAGGCGGTGGAGGAAGTGCTGCGCCAGTCCCTGGGCAACGACGCCTACATCTCGGTGACCTTCGTCAGCCCCGAGGACCTGCGGATTTTCAACGGCGGCCTGAAACTCGATGAGTTGCCGCGTTCCTGGGCCCATTACGCCCTGACCCTGGAACCGGTGAATCCGCCGGTGCTGGTCACCCAGATCCAGATGGCGCCGGGCGAGTGGCTGTACATCGCATCGCTGTTGCCCGAGCCCTATACCAGCCTCGAAGAGCAGGGGCTGCCGGCGCAGCAGGTGTGGTTCATCGTGCTCACCAGCGGTTTCCTGCTGCTGTTCATCGGCCTGCTGGTGCATTGGCAGAGCCGGCCGCTCAAGCGCCTGGCGCGGGCCGCGCGGGACATGTCCCTGGGCGCCGATGTGCAGCCGGTGGCCGAAGGCGGCGGCAGCGAAGTGGTGGAGGTCGGCCGGGCCTTCAATGCCATGCGCGAGCGCATCAGCCGTTACCTGACCGAACGCAGCCAGTTGTTCAGTGCGATTTCCCACGACCTGCGCACGCCCATCACCCGGCTGCGGCTGCGGGTCGAACTGCTGGAGGACGAGCAGTTGCAAACCAAGTTCGGCCGCGACCTGGATGAGCTGGAGTTGCTGGTCAAGGGCGCGCTGCAATGCGTCAAGGACACCGATATCCACGAGAACATCGAGCCGGTGGACCTCAACCAGGTGCTCGACTGCCTGGTGGAGCCTTACCTGGCGCCCAACGGCAACGGCCGCGTGACCCAGCAGGGGCGGGCGCTTGCGCCTTATCCGGGCAAGCCCCTGGCGCTCAAGCGCTGCATGGGCAACCTGATCGACAACGCGCTGAAGTACGGGCAGAACGCCCACCTGCACATCGACGACGATGCCAATGCATTCATCCTGCATGTCGACGACGAAGGCCCGGGCGTGCCGGAGCAGCGTCTGGAGCAGGTGTTCGAGCCGCATTTTCGCCTGTCCGGCCAGCAGCAGGGCTACGGCCTGGGCTTGGGCATCGCGCGCAACATCGCCCACAGCCATGGCGGCGAGGTGAGCCTGCAGAACCTGCGCGAAGGCGGTTTGCGCGTAACCCTGTACCTGCCGCGCTCCATGGATTGA
- the edd gene encoding phosphogluconate dehydratase: MHPRVLEVTERLVARSRATREAYLALIRGAASDGPQRGKLQCANFAHGVAGCGSEDKHSLRMMNAANVAIVSSYNDMLSAHQPYEHFPEQIKKALREMGSVGQFAGGTPAMCDGVTQGEAGMELSLPSREVIALSTAVALSHNMFDAALMLGICDKIVPGLMMGALRFGHLPTIFVPGGPMPSGISNKEKADVRQRYAEGKATREELLESEMKSYHSPGTCTFYGTANTNQLLMEVMGLHLPGASFVNPYTPLRDALTHEAAQQVTRLTAQSGNFTPIGEIIDERSLVNSIVALHATGGSTNHTLHMPAIAQAAGIQLTWQDMADLSEVVPTLSHVYPNGKADINHFQAAGGMAFLIRELLEAGLLHEDVNTVAGRGLSRYTQEPFLDNGKLVWRDGPIESLDENILRPVARAFSPEGGLRVMEGNLGRGVMKVSAVALQHQIVEAPAVVFQDQQDLADAFKAGELEKDFVAVMRFQGPRSNGMPELHKMTPFLGVLQDRGFKVALVTDGRMSGASGKIPAAIHVSPEAQVGGALARVRDGDIIRVDGVKGTLELKVDADEFAAREPAKGLLGNNVGSGRELFGFMRMAFSSAEQGASAFTSALENLK, translated from the coding sequence ATGCATCCCCGCGTTCTTGAGGTCACCGAACGGCTTGTCGCCCGCAGTCGCGCCACTCGCGAGGCTTACCTCGCCCTGATCCGCGGCGCCGCCAGCGATGGCCCGCAACGGGGCAAGCTGCAGTGTGCGAACTTCGCCCACGGCGTTGCCGGCTGCGGCTCGGAAGACAAGCACAGCCTGCGCATGATGAATGCCGCCAACGTGGCAATTGTTTCGTCATATAACGACATGCTCTCGGCGCACCAGCCGTACGAGCACTTTCCCGAACAGATCAAGAAGGCCCTGCGCGAGATGGGTTCGGTCGGCCAGTTCGCCGGCGGCACCCCCGCCATGTGCGATGGCGTGACCCAGGGCGAGGCCGGCATGGAGCTGAGCCTGCCGAGCCGCGAGGTGATCGCGCTGTCCACCGCGGTGGCCTTGTCCCACAACATGTTCGACGCCGCGCTGATGCTCGGCATCTGCGACAAGATCGTCCCGGGCCTGATGATGGGCGCGTTGCGCTTCGGCCACCTGCCGACCATCTTCGTCCCGGGCGGGCCGATGCCGTCGGGCATTTCCAACAAGGAAAAGGCCGACGTGCGCCAGCGTTACGCCGAGGGCAAGGCGACCCGCGAAGAGCTGCTGGAATCGGAGATGAAGTCCTACCACAGCCCGGGCACCTGCACCTTCTACGGCACCGCCAACACCAACCAGCTGCTGATGGAAGTCATGGGCCTGCACTTGCCGGGCGCGTCCTTCGTCAACCCTTACACGCCACTGCGCGATGCCCTGACCCATGAGGCGGCGCAGCAGGTCACCCGCCTGACCGCGCAGAGCGGCAACTTCACGCCGATCGGCGAGATCATCGACGAGCGTTCGCTGGTCAACTCCATCGTAGCCCTGCATGCCACTGGCGGTTCGACCAACCACACCCTGCACATGCCGGCGATTGCCCAGGCCGCGGGCATCCAGCTGACCTGGCAGGACATGGCCGACCTCTCCGAGGTGGTGCCGACCCTGTCCCACGTCTATCCGAACGGCAAGGCCGACATCAACCACTTCCAGGCCGCGGGCGGCATGGCGTTCCTGATCCGCGAACTGCTGGAAGCCGGCCTGCTCCACGAAGACGTCAACACCGTGGCCGGCCGTGGCCTGAGCCGCTACACCCAGGAGCCGTTCCTGGACAACGGCAAGCTGGTGTGGCGCGACGGTCCGATCGAAAGCCTCGACGAAAACATCCTGCGCCCGGTGGCCCGCGCGTTCTCGCCGGAAGGCGGCCTGCGGGTGATGGAAGGCAACCTCGGTCGCGGGGTGATGAAAGTTTCCGCCGTGGCGTTGCAGCACCAGATCGTCGAAGCGCCGGCGGTGGTGTTCCAGGACCAGCAGGACCTGGCCGATGCGTTCAAGGCCGGCGAGCTGGAAAAAGACTTCGTGGCGGTGATGCGCTTCCAGGGCCCGCGCTCCAACGGCATGCCGGAACTGCACAAGATGACGCCGTTCCTCGGCGTGTTGCAGGACCGCGGCTTCAAGGTCGCGCTGGTCACCGACGGGCGCATGTCCGGGGCCTCGGGCAAGATCCCGGCGGCGATCCACGTCAGCCCGGAAGCCCAGGTCGGCGGCGCGCTGGCGCGAGTACGCGACGGCGACATCATTCGCGTGGATGGCGTAAAGGGCACGCTGGAGCTTAAGGTAGACGCCGATGAATTCGCCGCCCGCGAGCCGGCCAAGGGCCTGTTGGGCAACAACGTCGGCAGCGGCCGCGAATTGTTCGGTTTCATGCGCATGGCCTTCAGCTCGGCGGAGCAGGGCGCCAGCGCCTTTACCTCTGCCCTGGAGAACCTTAAGTGA
- a CDS encoding carbohydrate ABC transporter permease, with amino-acid sequence MTNQLGKPALNFSRIAIYATLLLAAAVYLVPLVVMLLTSFKTPEDIRTGNLLSWPAVIDGIGWIKAWDTVGGYFWNSVKITVPAVIISTFVGAMNGYVLSMWRFRGSQLFFGLLLFGCFLPFQTVLLPASFTLGKFGLANTTSGLVLVHVVYGLAFTTLFFRNYYVSIPDALVKAARLDGAGFFTIFGKILLPMSVPIVMVCLIWQFTQIWNDFLFGVVFASGDAQPITVALNNLVNTSTGTKEYNVDMAAAMIAGLPTLLVYIFAGKYFLRGLTSGAVKG; translated from the coding sequence ATGACTAACCAGCTCGGAAAACCTGCGCTGAACTTCAGTCGCATCGCCATCTACGCCACCCTGCTGCTGGCCGCGGCGGTGTACCTGGTGCCGCTGGTGGTGATGCTGCTCACCAGCTTCAAGACCCCGGAAGACATCCGCACCGGCAACCTGCTGAGCTGGCCGGCCGTGATCGACGGCATCGGCTGGATCAAGGCCTGGGACACCGTGGGCGGCTACTTCTGGAACTCGGTGAAGATCACCGTGCCGGCGGTGATCATCTCGACCTTCGTCGGCGCCATGAACGGCTACGTGCTGTCGATGTGGCGCTTCCGTGGTTCGCAGCTGTTCTTCGGCCTGCTGCTGTTCGGCTGCTTCCTGCCGTTCCAGACCGTGCTGCTGCCGGCGTCCTTCACCCTCGGCAAGTTCGGCCTGGCCAACACCACCAGCGGCCTGGTGCTGGTGCACGTGGTCTACGGGCTGGCGTTCACCACGTTGTTCTTCCGCAACTACTACGTGAGCATCCCGGACGCCCTGGTCAAGGCCGCGCGCCTGGACGGCGCGGGCTTCTTCACCATCTTCGGCAAGATCCTGCTGCCGATGTCGGTGCCAATCGTCATGGTCTGCCTGATCTGGCAGTTCACTCAGATCTGGAACGACTTCCTGTTCGGCGTGGTGTTCGCCAGCGGCGATGCGCAACCGATCACCGTGGCCTTGAACAACCTGGTCAACACCAGCACCGGGACCAAGGAATACAACGTTGATATGGCGGCGGCGATGATCGCCGGGCTGCCGACACTGCTGGTCTACATATTCGCTGGCAAGTATTTCCTGCGTGGGCTGACGTCCGGCGCGGTCAAGGGGTAA
- a CDS encoding response regulator produces the protein MSSVSKSILLVDDDQEIRELLETYLSRAGFQVRSTPNGAGFRQALNEAPSDLVILDVMLPDEDGFSLCRWIRQHPRVGQVPIIMLTASSDEADRVIGLELGADDYLGKPFSPRELQARIKALLRRAQFGQERSGGEVLCFDEWRLDMVSHRLFHNDGEEVILSGADFALLKLFLDHPQEILDRDTIGNATRGRELMPLDRIVDMAVSRLRQRLRDTEKPPRLIRTVRGSGYQLAANVVAGNAH, from the coding sequence GTGAGTTCAGTCAGTAAGTCGATCTTGTTGGTTGATGACGATCAGGAAATCCGCGAGCTGCTGGAGACCTACCTCAGTCGCGCCGGCTTCCAGGTCCGCAGCACGCCCAACGGCGCCGGTTTTCGCCAGGCGCTGAACGAGGCGCCGAGCGACCTGGTGATTCTCGACGTGATGCTGCCGGACGAAGACGGCTTCAGCCTGTGCCGCTGGATTCGCCAGCATCCGCGGGTCGGCCAGGTGCCGATCATCATGCTCACCGCCAGCTCCGACGAAGCCGACCGGGTGATCGGCCTGGAGCTGGGGGCCGACGATTACCTGGGCAAGCCCTTCAGCCCTCGCGAGTTGCAGGCGCGGATCAAGGCCCTGTTGCGCCGTGCGCAGTTCGGCCAGGAGCGCAGCGGTGGCGAGGTGCTGTGCTTCGACGAATGGCGCCTGGACATGGTCAGCCACCGGCTGTTCCACAACGACGGCGAGGAAGTGATCCTCTCCGGCGCCGACTTCGCCCTGCTCAAGCTGTTCCTCGACCACCCCCAGGAAATCCTCGACCGCGACACCATCGGCAATGCCACCCGCGGCCGAGAACTGATGCCCCTGGACCGTATCGTCGACATGGCGGTCAGCCGCCTGCGCCAGCGCCTGCGCGACACCGAGAAACCGCCGCGGCTGATCCGTACCGTGCGCGGCAGCGGTTACCAGTTGGCAGCCAATGTGGTTGCCGGCAATGCTCATTGA
- a CDS encoding D-mannose isomerase — MNTIPLTFSSWLNAPAHHQWLAAEGQRLLGFARAARLPEGFGDLDERGRLPSDARAGTMNTARMTHSFAMAHIQGIPGYAALVDHGIAALNGALRDGQYGGWFASPGQGDGNSGKAAYLHAFVALAASSAVVAARPGAEALLAEAIRVIETHFWSEEEGAMRESFNRDWSDEEAYRGANSNMHATEAFLALADVTQDPRWLNRALHIVERVIHEHAAAGDYRVIEHFDRQWQPLPDYNQEHPADGFRPYGTTPGHAFEWARLLLHLEAARCQAGMLSPGWLLLDAQKLFENACRDAWDVDGAPGIVYTLDWQQRPVVRQRLHWTHAEASTAASALLQRTGEAQYETWYRRFWEFTAEHFIDPLHGSWHHELDSNNRPSAEIWTGKPDLYHAWQAVLIPRLPLAPSMASALAEVSRLGIV, encoded by the coding sequence ATGAACACTATTCCACTGACGTTCAGCAGCTGGCTGAACGCTCCTGCCCATCATCAATGGCTGGCCGCCGAAGGCCAGCGCCTGCTGGGGTTCGCCCGCGCGGCACGGCTGCCCGAAGGCTTCGGCGACCTGGACGAGCGCGGGCGCCTGCCGAGCGATGCCCGCGCCGGCACCATGAACACCGCGCGCATGACCCACAGTTTCGCCATGGCCCATATCCAGGGCATTCCCGGCTACGCCGCGCTGGTGGACCACGGCATCGCCGCGCTCAACGGTGCGCTGCGCGATGGCCAGTACGGTGGCTGGTTCGCCAGCCCCGGACAGGGCGACGGCAACAGCGGCAAGGCCGCCTACCTGCATGCCTTCGTCGCCCTGGCGGCGAGTTCCGCGGTGGTGGCCGCGCGCCCCGGCGCCGAGGCCTTGCTGGCGGAGGCGATCCGGGTCATCGAAACGCATTTCTGGAGCGAGGAGGAGGGCGCGATGCGCGAGTCCTTCAACCGCGACTGGAGCGACGAGGAGGCCTATCGCGGCGCCAACAGCAACATGCACGCCACCGAGGCGTTCCTCGCCCTGGCCGATGTCACCCAGGACCCGCGCTGGCTCAACCGTGCCCTGCACATTGTCGAGCGGGTCATCCATGAGCATGCCGCCGCCGGCGATTACCGGGTCATCGAGCATTTCGACCGGCAGTGGCAGCCGCTGCCGGATTACAACCAGGAGCATCCGGCCGACGGTTTCCGCCCCTATGGCACCACCCCCGGGCACGCCTTCGAGTGGGCCCGCTTGCTGCTGCACCTGGAAGCCGCACGCTGCCAGGCGGGCATGCTCAGCCCTGGCTGGCTGCTGCTGGATGCCCAGAAACTCTTCGAAAACGCCTGCCGTGACGCCTGGGACGTCGATGGCGCGCCGGGCATCGTCTACACCCTGGACTGGCAGCAGCGCCCCGTGGTGCGCCAGCGCCTGCACTGGACCCACGCCGAAGCCAGCACGGCGGCCAGCGCCTTGCTGCAGCGCACCGGGGAGGCGCAGTACGAAACCTGGTATCGGCGCTTCTGGGAGTTCACTGCCGAGCATTTCATCGACCCGCTGCACGGCAGCTGGCATCACGAGCTGGACAGCAACAACAGGCCCAGCGCCGAGATCTGGACCGGCAAGCCGGACCTGTATCACGCCTGGCAGGCGGTGCTGATTCCGCGTCTGCCCCTGGCACCGAGCATGGCATCGGCCTTGGCCGAAGTGTCTAGACTGGGCATTGTGTAA
- a CDS encoding ABC transporter substrate-binding protein, whose product MNAISRLAAVISVASLFPLSAFPLVSVAADAKGSVEVVHWWTSGGEKAAVDVLKAQVEKDGFTWKDGAVAGGGGATAMTVLKSRAVSGNPPGVAQIKGPDIQEWGSTGLLSTDALKDVAKSENWDGLLSKKVSDTVKYEGDYVAVPVNIHRVNWLWINPEVFKKAGIDKAPTTLEEFYAAGDKLKAAGFIALAHGGQPWQDSTVFEDVVLSVMGADGYKKALVDLDQKTLAGPEMTKAFTELKKVTGYMDPNRAGRDWNIAAADVINGKAGMQMMGDWAKSEWTAAKKVAGKDYQCVAFPGTDKAFTYNIDSLAVFKLKADRKGDIAAQQDLAKVALGKDFQKVFSINKGSIPVRTDMLNDMAAQGFDSCAQAAAKDFLADDKTGGLQPSMAHNMATSLAVQGAIFDVVTNFMNDKDADPAKASAQLASAVKAAQ is encoded by the coding sequence ATGAATGCGATTTCTCGTCTAGCTGCTGTCATTTCCGTTGCCTCGTTGTTTCCCCTCAGTGCATTCCCTCTCGTTTCCGTTGCCGCCGATGCCAAAGGCTCCGTGGAAGTCGTCCATTGGTGGACTTCCGGCGGTGAAAAAGCGGCGGTCGATGTGCTCAAGGCCCAAGTCGAAAAAGACGGTTTCACCTGGAAAGACGGCGCAGTCGCCGGCGGTGGCGGTGCCACGGCCATGACCGTGCTGAAAAGCCGCGCCGTTTCCGGCAACCCGCCGGGCGTTGCCCAGATCAAGGGCCCGGACATCCAGGAGTGGGGCAGCACCGGCCTGCTCAGCACCGACGCGCTGAAAGACGTGGCCAAGTCGGAAAACTGGGACGGCCTGCTTTCCAAGAAAGTCTCCGACACCGTGAAGTACGAAGGTGACTATGTCGCGGTGCCGGTGAACATCCACCGCGTCAACTGGCTGTGGATCAACCCGGAAGTCTTCAAGAAGGCCGGGATCGACAAGGCCCCGACCACCCTCGAAGAATTCTACGCCGCCGGCGACAAGCTCAAGGCCGCCGGCTTCATCGCCCTGGCCCATGGCGGCCAGCCATGGCAGGACAGCACCGTGTTCGAAGACGTGGTGCTCTCGGTCATGGGCGCCGATGGCTACAAGAAAGCCCTGGTCGACCTGGACCAGAAGACACTCGCCGGCCCGGAGATGACCAAGGCCTTCACCGAGCTGAAGAAAGTCACCGGCTACATGGACCCGAACCGCGCCGGGCGTGACTGGAACATCGCCGCCGCCGACGTCATCAACGGCAAGGCCGGCATGCAGATGATGGGCGACTGGGCCAAGAGCGAGTGGACCGCGGCGAAGAAAGTTGCCGGCAAGGACTACCAGTGCGTGGCCTTCCCGGGCACCGACAAAGCCTTCACCTACAACATCGACTCCCTGGCGGTGTTCAAGCTCAAGGCCGATCGCAAGGGCGATATCGCCGCGCAGCAGGACCTGGCCAAGGTCGCCCTGGGCAAGGACTTCCAGAAGGTCTTCAGCATCAACAAGGGTTCGATCCCGGTGCGCACCGACATGCTCAACGACATGGCCGCGCAAGGCTTCGACTCCTGCGCCCAGGCGGCGGCCAAGGACTTCCTGGCCGACGACAAGACCGGCGGCCTGCAACCGAGCATGGCGCACAACATGGCCACCTCCCTGGCCGTGCAGGGCGCGATCTTCGATGTGGTGACCAACTTCATGAACGACAAGGACGCGGACCCGGCCAAGGCCAGTGCGCAGCTGGCATCAGCCGTCAAGGCCGCCCAGTAA
- a CDS encoding carbohydrate ABC transporter permease: protein MSSVAVFSKASPFDALQRWLPKLVLAPSMLIVLVGFYGYIIWTFILSFTNSSFMPSYKWVGLQQYMRLMDNDRWWVASKNLALFGGMFIGISLVLGVFLAVLLDQRIRREGFIRTVYLYPMALSMIVTGTAWKWLLNPGLGLDKMLRDWGWEGFRLDWLVDQDRVVYCLVIAAVWQASGFVMAMFLAGLRGVDQSIIRAAQVDGASLPTIYLKIVLPSLRPVFFSAFMILAHIAIKSFDLVAAMTAGGPGYSSDLPAMFMYSFTFSRGQMGIGSASAMLMLGAVLTILVPYLYSELRGKRHD from the coding sequence ATGAGCTCTGTGGCGGTTTTCAGCAAAGCCTCACCGTTCGACGCGCTGCAGCGCTGGCTCCCCAAGTTGGTCCTGGCGCCAAGCATGCTGATCGTCCTGGTCGGTTTTTACGGTTACATCATCTGGACGTTCATTCTGTCCTTCACCAACTCCAGCTTCATGCCGAGCTACAAGTGGGTCGGCCTGCAGCAATACATGCGCCTGATGGACAACGACCGCTGGTGGGTGGCGAGCAAGAACCTGGCGCTGTTCGGCGGCATGTTCATCGGCATCAGCCTGGTGCTCGGCGTGTTCCTGGCGGTGCTGCTGGACCAGCGCATCCGCAGGGAAGGCTTTATCCGCACCGTCTACCTGTACCCGATGGCGCTGTCGATGATCGTCACCGGCACCGCCTGGAAATGGCTGCTCAACCCTGGCCTGGGCCTGGACAAGATGCTGCGTGACTGGGGCTGGGAAGGCTTTCGCCTGGACTGGCTGGTGGATCAGGATCGCGTGGTGTACTGCCTGGTGATCGCCGCTGTGTGGCAGGCCTCCGGCTTTGTCATGGCGATGTTCCTCGCCGGCTTGCGCGGCGTCGACCAGTCGATCATCCGCGCCGCCCAGGTCGATGGCGCGAGCCTGCCGACCATCTACCTGAAGATCGTCTTGCCGAGCCTGCGCCCGGTGTTCTTCAGCGCCTTCATGATCCTCGCGCACATCGCGATCAAGAGCTTCGACCTGGTGGCGGCGATGACCGCCGGTGGCCCTGGCTACTCGTCCGACCTGCCAGCGATGTTCATGTATTCCTTCACCTTCAGCCGTGGCCAGATGGGCATAGGTTCGGCCAGCGCCATGCTGATGCTGGGCGCCGTGCTGACCATCCTGGTGCCGTACCTGTACTCCGAACTGCGAGGCAAACGCCATGACTAA